The Candidatus Hydrogenedentota bacterium genome contains a region encoding:
- a CDS encoding sulfite exporter TauE/SafE family protein, giving the protein MPGFSIEFAVGMAVLGIGVGLISSALGLGGGILMVPAFMTFVAGMDARTAKGTSLFIIFFVVILNTWRLRTRIDKDLWRLAFVMALGSIVGGYIGGWVTSLMPDDVVLWIFIAFLVVAALRTFLIRPRVVHAEEVRRRTPATIAIGAVSGIVGGATGTGGGLVLIPLALIAGVVTNERAVALSNMVMIATGFAGTVAHLRAEASLDLPYTMGHVNFALAPLVFIGAQIAGPPGIRLERMLTLPRRKLIMGVLLLVISVRLAYQALR; this is encoded by the coding sequence ATGCCTGGTTTTAGCATAGAGTTTGCCGTGGGAATGGCTGTCCTCGGGATTGGTGTGGGCCTTATTAGCTCTGCGCTGGGTCTTGGTGGTGGGATTCTCATGGTTCCTGCGTTTATGACGTTTGTTGCGGGCATGGATGCGCGCACCGCCAAGGGTACGAGTCTGTTCATCATCTTCTTTGTGGTGATACTGAACACGTGGCGCTTGCGAACCCGCATTGACAAGGACCTGTGGCGCTTGGCGTTCGTGATGGCCCTCGGGAGTATTGTCGGGGGATATATCGGAGGGTGGGTAACATCGCTGATGCCGGATGATGTCGTGCTCTGGATCTTCATAGCGTTTCTTGTCGTGGCGGCGCTGCGAACTTTTCTGATTCGTCCGCGTGTGGTGCATGCCGAGGAGGTTCGAAGGCGCACACCCGCGACGATAGCGATCGGCGCGGTTTCAGGAATTGTCGGAGGCGCGACAGGGACCGGCGGCGGACTCGTTCTCATTCCTCTCGCGCTAATAGCCGGTGTCGTTACCAATGAGCGCGCCGTGGCGCTGTCGAACATGGTGATGATTGCCACGGGCTTCGCGGGCACGGTGGCTCATCTGCGCGCAGAAGCATCGCTGGACCTCCCCTACACGATGGGACACGTCAATTTTGCGTTGGCTCCACTCGTGTTCATCGGGGCGCAGATTGCGGGACCGCCCGGCATCCGCTTGGAGCGCATGCTGACATTGCCACGGCGAAAGCTGATTATGGGCGTATTGTTGTTGGTGATTAGCGTCCGACTCGCATACCAGGCTCTTCGGTGA
- a CDS encoding MFS transporter, whose protein sequence is MSVTRRREFTWFEGLAFLLSAIGVQLCSEFIAQWGPYFYSPTEGGARTIYVALGFILPMFVVARLFDAITDPLVGVWSDETRPTPGRLRLIPLFGRRRPFIFWGSILMTFTGIAFWYPPFNRETALNFVYGTVLLCLHLGLFTICVVPLNALGPEVARSKEARVKLGQWTAVGMILGLAIAAVLPGVLLDALDPARRAPVLPGERPAYSAVGYQYVAILFALVSLAVFQFAVWAVKERFDEKPQNGKSATVGTVMRDMYGTLRNSVFRKYIAAFFLFSVGFLAVQRILPNWAEVGLGGDEGTVTKMMLPFIASALLTAFVLAPLLSKWMAMKWQLFLAFLLIILGLPMMYLIAVCDVSASTKALLGSALFFVCGIGQGILYVLYTPLLGEIIDLDEQQTGQRREGAYWGMHGVAFKAGQAASVAVSNLCMSTLGNSVDRPLGILMVGPVSGVIALLGLLVVWTYPILSVTHATTQELLTEEPGMRVGR, encoded by the coding sequence ATGAGCGTTACCCGGCGGCGTGAGTTCACATGGTTTGAGGGCTTGGCCTTCCTCTTGTCCGCCATCGGAGTACAACTCTGTAGCGAATTCATCGCCCAATGGGGGCCGTACTTCTATTCGCCAACCGAAGGCGGCGCCCGAACCATCTATGTGGCACTCGGCTTCATTCTTCCGATGTTCGTTGTTGCGCGTCTGTTCGATGCCATCACCGATCCGTTGGTCGGCGTATGGTCGGACGAGACGCGTCCCACGCCCGGACGCCTGCGTCTCATCCCGCTGTTTGGACGCCGCAGACCTTTCATATTCTGGGGATCCATCTTGATGACGTTTACCGGGATCGCATTCTGGTATCCGCCCTTCAACCGCGAAACCGCGCTGAACTTCGTATACGGCACAGTTCTCCTGTGTCTGCACCTTGGGCTCTTCACAATCTGTGTTGTGCCGCTCAATGCGCTCGGCCCCGAGGTCGCCCGCTCCAAAGAGGCGCGTGTCAAACTTGGCCAATGGACGGCCGTGGGCATGATCCTCGGTCTCGCCATCGCCGCCGTGCTGCCGGGCGTATTGCTCGACGCCCTCGATCCCGCGCGTCGCGCGCCGGTGCTCCCGGGTGAACGTCCCGCCTACTCGGCAGTCGGCTATCAGTATGTGGCGATTCTATTCGCCTTGGTATCGCTGGCCGTATTCCAATTCGCGGTGTGGGCCGTCAAGGAACGCTTCGACGAAAAGCCGCAGAACGGCAAGTCCGCTACGGTCGGAACGGTGATGCGCGACATGTATGGCACTCTGCGCAACAGCGTCTTCCGTAAGTACATTGCCGCCTTCTTTCTCTTTTCCGTCGGCTTTCTGGCGGTTCAACGTATTCTACCCAACTGGGCGGAAGTCGGATTAGGCGGCGACGAAGGCACCGTCACCAAGATGATGTTGCCGTTCATTGCGTCGGCGTTGCTCACGGCGTTTGTATTGGCGCCGCTACTATCGAAATGGATGGCAATGAAATGGCAGCTCTTTCTTGCCTTTCTGCTCATCATTTTGGGCTTGCCCATGATGTATCTCATCGCGGTATGCGACGTGTCGGCCAGCACAAAAGCTCTGTTGGGCAGCGCGCTGTTCTTTGTCTGCGGAATCGGCCAGGGAATTCTCTACGTGCTTTACACGCCGCTTCTCGGCGAGATCATCGATCTCGATGAGCAGCAAACCGGGCAACGCCGTGAAGGCGCCTACTGGGGCATGCACGGGGTTGCATTTAAGGCCGGCCAGGCAGCGTCTGTAGCCGTGTCTAACCTCTGCATGAGCACGCTCGGCAACTCGGTCGACCGGCCCCTCGGCATTTTGATGGTCGGCCCTGTTTCCGGCGTCATCGCGTTACTGGGACTGCTCGTCGTATGGACCTATCCCATCCTCAGCGTCACCCACGCAACCACGCAAGAATTGCTCACCGAAGAGCCTGGTATGCGAGTCGGACGCTAA
- a CDS encoding glucose-1-phosphate adenylyltransferase yields the protein MSDVVALVLGGGRGSRLYPLTAERAKPAVPLAGRYRLVDIPLSNCIHSAIKRIYVFTQFNSASLHRHINNSYKFDIFGRGFIEILAAEQTVESGDWYQGTADAIRKQVRELDHLNASHFLILSGDQLYRMDYRTMLETHIRADADITVGVIPVTREAAGAFGVLKVNAEGAITEFVEKPRTPELLDSLITPPSVFSEAGLEANGRDYLASMGVYLFKPEVLIRILREEKAWVDFGHDVIPNSLKRLKVQSHLFSGYWEDIGTVRSYYETSILLTGPSSPFEFHLPGQPIYSRPRFLPGARVERAEISNSVICEGSTIIGARVSDSIVGIRSIIQDNATIERSVLMGSDYFEGEKESTSAIPMGIGAGSVISRAIIDKNARIGKNVVIRGSDGMPNADGSGYAVRDGLVIVLKNATIPDGARIE from the coding sequence ATCAGCGACGTGGTCGCGTTGGTCCTTGGAGGCGGACGCGGCAGCCGTCTGTATCCCTTGACCGCCGAACGCGCGAAACCCGCCGTGCCGCTGGCAGGCCGTTACCGTCTCGTCGACATTCCCCTGAGCAATTGCATCCACTCGGCTATCAAGCGCATCTACGTGTTTACGCAATTCAACAGTGCTTCTCTGCACCGCCACATTAACAACTCCTACAAGTTCGACATCTTCGGGCGGGGTTTCATCGAGATTCTCGCCGCCGAACAAACCGTGGAAAGTGGAGACTGGTACCAAGGCACTGCCGACGCCATCCGCAAGCAGGTCCGAGAACTGGATCACCTCAATGCGAGCCATTTCCTCATACTCTCCGGTGACCAGTTGTACCGCATGGACTATCGCACCATGCTGGAGACGCACATTCGCGCCGATGCGGACATCACTGTCGGCGTTATTCCTGTTACGCGCGAAGCTGCCGGCGCATTTGGCGTGCTCAAGGTGAATGCGGAAGGCGCCATTACCGAATTCGTCGAGAAACCGCGAACCCCGGAGCTGTTGGATTCGCTGATTACGCCGCCATCGGTCTTTTCGGAAGCAGGCCTCGAAGCCAACGGGCGCGACTATCTCGCGTCGATGGGTGTGTACTTATTCAAGCCCGAAGTACTGATTCGAATTCTCCGTGAGGAGAAGGCCTGGGTTGACTTCGGTCATGACGTCATCCCCAATTCGCTGAAGCGCCTCAAAGTGCAATCGCATTTATTCTCGGGATATTGGGAAGACATCGGGACTGTGCGTTCCTACTATGAGACGAGCATTCTCTTGACGGGCCCCAGTTCGCCCTTCGAGTTTCACTTGCCCGGCCAGCCGATCTATAGCCGCCCACGCTTCCTTCCAGGTGCGCGCGTAGAAAGAGCGGAAATCTCCAACTCCGTGATATGCGAAGGCTCCACGATCATCGGAGCTCGTGTGTCGGACTCGATTGTGGGTATTCGTTCAATTATTCAAGACAACGCGACTATCGAGCGTTCGGTACTGATGGGTTCCGACTACTTTGAAGGCGAAAAGGAATCCACCAGCGCTATCCCGATGGGGATTGGCGCCGGCTCCGTCATCAGCCGCGCCATCATTGACAAAAATGCGCGGATAGGTAAGAACGTTGTGATTCGAGGCTCCGACGGCATGCCCAACGCCGACGGCAGCGGTTATGCGGTGCGCGATGGGCTCGTAATCGTGTTGAAAAACGCAACGATTCCGGACGGCGCGAGGATCGAATGA
- a CDS encoding decaprenyl-phosphate phosphoribosyltransferase: MTKETSRIALYAGALRIYQWPKNLVVFAALVFAQDLTDTARAARSIAAFLILCAVSSSVYVLNDIVDIEKDRAHPEKRHRPIASGAISLKAAGVLMAVLLVTGLVFSYTLSPFFLVSVLSYLALNVAYTFWLKRVMIIDVMAIALGFVIRGVAGAIVIDVSFSNWLVVCTLFLALFLALGKRRREIGLLEAEALHHREVLGHYSVPYLDALMVILAGTTLLTYTIYTCSPEVVQRTGTDKLYITLPFVVYGLFRYLYLVHHKRGGGDPSRTLVKDIPILATVLLWGLTCIAILYGTRLW, translated from the coding sequence ATGACCAAAGAAACTTCCCGCATCGCACTTTACGCGGGCGCCCTCCGCATTTACCAGTGGCCGAAAAACCTCGTTGTATTCGCCGCGCTTGTCTTCGCTCAAGACTTGACCGATACCGCGCGCGCCGCGCGGAGCATTGCAGCCTTCCTCATTCTGTGCGCCGTCTCCAGTTCGGTCTATGTGCTGAATGATATCGTCGATATCGAAAAGGACCGCGCACACCCAGAAAAGCGGCATCGTCCCATTGCGAGTGGCGCGATTTCGTTGAAAGCTGCGGGCGTTCTTATGGCAGTCCTGTTGGTAACAGGTTTGGTTTTCTCTTACACGCTAAGCCCGTTTTTTCTCGTCTCGGTTCTAAGTTATCTGGCGCTCAACGTAGCGTACACCTTCTGGCTCAAACGCGTCATGATTATCGACGTCATGGCCATTGCCCTCGGATTCGTGATTCGCGGCGTGGCCGGCGCAATAGTCATCGACGTCAGTTTCTCCAACTGGCTGGTGGTGTGCACGCTGTTTCTGGCCTTGTTTCTTGCGCTCGGAAAGCGACGCCGTGAAATCGGGCTACTGGAAGCCGAAGCGTTGCATCACCGCGAGGTGCTTGGGCATTACTCTGTGCCTTATCTCGACGCATTGATGGTCATTCTTGCCGGAACAACCTTGCTCACCTATACCATCTATACGTGTTCGCCGGAGGTGGTTCAACGCACCGGAACCGATAAGCTATACATCACGTTGCCCTTTGTTGTGTATGGCTTGTTCCGGTATCTGTATCTAGTTCATCATAAGCGCGGTGGAGGCGATCCCAGCCGGACGCTTGTGAAGGATATTCCGATTCTTGCGACGGTGCTGTTGTGGGGACTGACTTGCATAGCCATACTCTACGGTACGCGCCTCTGGTGA